CTGCTGCTGGACGAGCCCACCAACCACCTCGACATACCGGCCATACGTCGTCTCGAGGAGCTGCTGCGACGCTTCCACGGCACCGTGATCTTCGTGACGCACGACCGGGAGTTTCTGCGCGGCCAGGCGCGCCGCATCCTCGAACTGGACCGCGGCCGCCTGAGCGACTGGACCTGCGATTACGACACCTTCCTGCGCCGCCGCGACGAAGAGCTCGCCGCCGAACGCAAGCGCAACGCCGGGTTGGACAAGCGCCTGTCCCAGGAGGAGGTCTGGGTGCGTCAGGGCGTCCGCGAGCGCCGCACCCGCAACGAGGGACGCGTCCGCCGCCTGCTGGCCATGCGCGAGGAGCGGCGCACCCGGCGGGACCGTCCCGCGACGGCCGACCTGGAGCTGCGGGAGGCCGGACGCAGCGGTCGCCTGGTGGCGCGCGCCGAGGGCGTGTCCTTCGCCTATGGCGACGAGGTCCTGATCGAGGATCTGAGCTGCACGATCCTGCGCGGCGACCGCGTGGGCGTCGTCGGACCCAACGGCGCCGGCAAGACCACCCTGCTGCGGCTGTTGCGGGGCGAGCTGCCCCCGCGCTCCGGCTCGGTGCGCCTGGGGACCGGGCTGGAGGTCGTGTACTTCGACCAGCAGCGCGAGATCCTCGACCCGGGCCGCACGGTCCAGGAGAACGTGGCCGACGGCAACGACAGCGTCTTCGTCGGCGACCGCGAGGTCCACGTCTTGACCTGGCTGCAGCGTTTCCTGTTCACGCCCGACCGGGCCCGCTCGCCCATCACGCGCCTGTCCGGCGGCGAACGCAACCGGTTGCTGCTGGCGCGCATCTTCGCGCGACCCGCCAACCTGCTGATCCTGGACGAACCGACCAACGATCTCGATCTCGAGACCCTCGAGCTCCTGGAGGACCTGCTGGCCGAGTTCGCCGGCACCCTCCTGTTGGTCAGCCACGACCGCGCCTTCCTGGAAAACGTCGTGACCAGCACGCTGGTGTTCGCCGGGGGAGGCCGGGTCGTCGAGTCGGCGGGCGGCTGGCGGGACTGGGAGAGGCTGGAACAGGCGTCCGCCCCCCCGCGCCAGGAGAAGGAGCGCCGGAGCCGGCCCGCGCCCCCGAGCCGTCAGAAGCGCCGTCTCGGCTTCAAGGAAACGCGCGAACTCGAGGCCTTGCCCGGCGAGATCGAATCTCTGGAGCAGGAGAAGGGCGAACTCGAGGCGCGCCTGGCCGATCCGGACCTCTACAGGTCGGCGGGCGAGCAGGTCGGCGAACTGCGGGACCGGCTCTCGCGGCTCGAAACCGCGCTGGACCACAGGTACGCGCGTTGGCAAGAGCTGGAATCCCTGCACGAGCAATAACTTCATATCATGAAGTGTTATTG
This genomic window from bacterium contains:
- a CDS encoding ATP-binding cassette domain-containing protein; the encoded protein is MSQIVLRSVSLAFGGPPVLDGVDLRIERGERICLLGRNGEGKTSLLRLLAGEEAPDHGELAREPGLRVAMLPQEIPPELAGAALDVVGGRAHEAERALSLVGVSPDQDTAAMSTGRRRRVLLARALAADPDVLLLDEPTNHLDIPAIRRLEELLRRFHGTVIFVTHDREFLRGQARRILELDRGRLSDWTCDYDTFLRRRDEELAAERKRNAGLDKRLSQEEVWVRQGVRERRTRNEGRVRRLLAMREERRTRRDRPATADLELREAGRSGRLVARAEGVSFAYGDEVLIEDLSCTILRGDRVGVVGPNGAGKTTLLRLLRGELPPRSGSVRLGTGLEVVYFDQQREILDPGRTVQENVADGNDSVFVGDREVHVLTWLQRFLFTPDRARSPITRLSGGERNRLLLARIFARPANLLILDEPTNDLDLETLELLEDLLAEFAGTLLLVSHDRAFLENVVTSTLVFAGGGRVVESAGGWRDWERLEQASAPPRQEKERRSRPAPPSRQKRRLGFKETRELEALPGEIESLEQEKGELEARLADPDLYRSAGEQVGELRDRLSRLETALDHRYARWQELESLHEQ